A section of the Osmia lignaria lignaria isolate PbOS001 chromosome 3, iyOsmLign1, whole genome shotgun sequence genome encodes:
- the cno gene encoding adherens junction formation factor afadin isoform X6, translating to MAYKKVPQIKFIFKMATELANKKAEREALRGVIQQWNANRLDLFELSEPNEDLEFHGVMRFYFQDSGQKVATKCIRVASDATSQAVIETLIEKFRPDMRMLSVPEYALYEIHENGDERKLGLDEKPLLVQLNWHIDDREGRFLLRRIDDKTNAQGVGFSSSEGSSFRRKLSKREKKQMKKQEKLSRLKSLEQEENTVPLDQNGVAEKLYTELPETSFTRSISNPEAVMRRRRQQKLERKLQQFRSKDGGPDTGGTLKIYGEALCKDVPYKTLLLSVRDSAVHVVREMLSKYGLEKVDPQQYCLVQVNSEHVNGGSQQEYILDDDECPLAILMNHPSARGSIMFHVRRRPADYVPRKRKKKPSGKWNELDHRYEDERLPFLLELNPDGSDVPNGAGARHRLQPNVTEVGSERPIGPQAVQAQTLTLTGPTVMPRHCVIAFTENIVTLTPCSRDAHTYVNNQRIHQTTILQNGAIVKFGRLHTFRFIDPAPEERIRQRHESTRQIEYGYDRLLLYRRRSPDLTGQETNVERYGSTSGTPNSGQNQGSQNQGQANQEQASHPSSPSKSTTNSAVGHPQSPTHASESTHNYETTFDLDGNVETASLTSSRDGNRTLQNDRQVRGTDPILPAVLEFLEETEETFFHAVITDVEPSAPQFKLAPTYTLYLAARYRASTHYRPELQPTERAHRLTVMLANVATMIQRVIQERYMDASSLALWLANGSELLHMLKNDRHVGAFSTRAQDILTEAVHAAFASLVRCISLELAPAMSQFMADADEPAKEAGVLQIFSNTMALLRRCRVNAALTIQLFSHLFHAINATAFNSLVSNTNLCVRWFGRRLKARLNALETWAERQGLELASQCHLATIMQATHLLQAPKYNAEELATLSSTCFKLNSLQVRALLQKYQPAADEPRLPAELIENVVRVAESVADTLARADGREIRLEEEPTLALALLLPEDGYSCEVIRGVPPGLAEFLAPLQRDGLCRMAPQPTSSGYWTIYMIDHHNNFRSPSAMSNRSGSGYSCNAGGPNSSQPEIHVIKLHKSTNGMGLSIVAAKGAGQDRLGIYIKSVVAGGAADADGRLTAGDQLLKVDGQSLVGITQEKAAEYLVRTGPIVTLEVAKQGAIYHGLATLLSQPSPVMSRAAHKVRPKSEHLETPKVQEASDEHPSSSRSMGNLLDAPRPTAITLPDRSVDPVSGPRRMSERDLPSRLGRDVTAPQQQMHTSKSVPALHNVGTDGKQQHEVFNPGYSRASSSNSVTPPVTQPLPMNAINGSTSLRSRSSHNLHDPTRIGTLPPSGLLVGRQQSSPNLNPGQATTNNNASSNVNAALNVLQGNEAERFYQNLSIYRNQDGTAKQRYSPSQHLEERNLLQPQKNSRGSQNSLNRPGTFETSQIRDRPISAYVPQNQQQSYLGGQSQSQSQSQSQSQLYSQQGCAPPPPRSQSSRDMIRQEAKLQEMQEEVRRRELRGGVPVPSNQYRPNTAYNVKANTIASTSSSVRPTKSLGSQPNLGSSPPVTVPTSPISVSSHSAKQVGTSSYGYLDPQYGSYMIQHSKSPHMHPHQHQHQHQHQSQSQAQPQSQPQSQPQPQPQPQPQPQPQPQHQHQHPHQYSHQHQYQHPHYHHHQNMQQQNFVHVQYGTTPPSRGKSELTRLQPNGMMLEYGRDQNSQETDQSQRLTIGSQYYLNGNSDVRNEQYAGENSMNRSQIAAEGNTLMTNEMTPIRPTLPEEGYTESPPPPPPNTSTHPLYNKQSDSRYTASMQDPPRGGYYPANGMGSALQPRQYQYSATNPWQREEREKEQARRREAARQWRDQQIAELSALPHRTPQQEEQLRALQLERDFQKRAEEVANQQDDDEESNDLDAESIQRLQGLLRTTTVQERNNASEPQVNLSRNNVANQSVRGNYAAQSLDRTVHGTSIITHGADASQTSQNVQTNCLSQQENSNSHSSSNFQHEQSMQMQNSAGQMQISSLIQSNTAQKSGSHGPIQSIEDKDMHRRSDEIKRRQLELDEVQKKKEEDANKQQQIQQMYQQQQQQQQQHLHHHHHHHLQQPQSHIKSQQMLHPNMLRLDNLSINGLTSSSTQNGNNDAPLPPERGSSFAVMSQTGVLRSNNSNSSNIMTLTSPQSTTVKRVSFHDSNANVESVQRNVSSGNLTAIPSTTMDVISEDPNIFINDAEMLLASPKTPEGPGIPISGSTPGVIGAQEVYKDPRQRRLAEKQKQQQQNSQVGPVPEKLSFKEKMKMFAMETGEDGTPRDKVKISRAQREIDNIGNPTTALISNNGNNSSNNYNNNNGNNINAVTTNNTNNSNSSSSSSSSNNNAHNNRN from the exons atggcatataaaaaagtacctcaaataaaatttatattcaa AATGGCCACGGAGCTGGCAAATAAGAAAGCTGAGCGCGAAGCTCTGCGTGGCGTAATTCAACAATGGAACGCCAATAGATTGGATCTGTTTGAACTTTCGGAACCGAACGAG GATTTGGAGTTTCACGGTGTAATGAGATTTTATTTTCAAGACAGCGGTCAGAAAGTGGCGACAAAATGTATTAGGGTAGCATCAGATGCGACGAGTCAAGCGGTGATCGAaactttaattgaaaaattccgTCCAGATATGCGAATGCTCTCGGTTCCGGAGTATGCGCTTTACGAAATACACGAAAACGGCG ACGAACGTAAACTCGGTCTGGATGAGAAACCACTGCTGGTGCAGCTAAATTGGCACATCGATGATCGAGAAGGACGTTTTCTGTTGAGGAGGATCGATGATAAGACGAACGCGCAAGGCGTAGGCTTCTCTTCTTCGGAGGGGTCCAGCTTTCGTAGAAAGCTGAGCAAACGGGAAAAGAAACAGATGAAGAAACAAGAAAAACTGAGTCGCCTAAAGAGTTTGGAACAAGAGGAAAACACAGTGCCCCTCGATCAGAATGGCGTGGCTGAAAAATTGTACACGG AATTGCCGGAAACTAGCTTTACCAGAAGCATTTCGAATCCGGAAGCCGTGATGAGGAGGCGACGTCAGCAAAAGTTGGAAAGAAAACTGCAGCAGTTTCGCAGCAAGGATGGTGGCCCGGACACCGGTGGGACATTGAAGATTTACGGCGAAGCGCTTTGCAAGGATGTACCGTATAAAACGCTACTTCTGAGCGTACGAGATTCAGCGGTTCACGTTGTGCGAGAGATGCTCTCCAAATACGGTTTAGAGAAGGTTGATCCGCAGCAGTATTGTCTCGTGCAG GTAAATAGCGAACACGTTAACGGAGGATCTCAACAGGAATACATATTGGACGACGACGAATGCCCTCTAGCTATTCTCATGAATCATCCTTCTGCACGAG GTTCCATCATGTTTCATGTCCGAAGAAGGCCTGCCGATTACGTGCCTCGGAAACGGAAGAAAAAGCCTAGTGGCAAGTGGAACGAACTCGATCACAG ATACGAAGATGAAAGATTGCCCTTTTTACTGGAATTGAATCCTGACGGGAGCGACGTTCCAAATGGAGCTGGTGCAAGACATCGGTTACAACCTAACGTGACGGAGGTGGGTTCGGAAAGACCGATAGGCCCTCAAGCTGTTCAAGCTCAAACTCTCACGTTGACTGGACCGACTGTTATGCCGAGACACTGTGTGATCGCTTTTACGGAAAATATCGTTACTCTCACCCCTTGCTCCAGGGATGCTCACACATACGTGAACAACCAACGGATACATCAAACGACGATACTCCAG AACGGAGCGATCGTGAAATTCGGCAGACTGCATACCTTTCGGTTCATCGATCCGGCACCCGAAGAACGCATCAGACAACGACACGAGTCTACGAGGCAAATCGAATACGGTTACGATCG CTTGCTTCTGTACCGTAGACGCTCGCCAGACTTGACTGGTCAGGAGACAAACGTGGAGCGATACGGCTCGACATCCGGCACTCCGAACAGCGGACAGAATCAAGGGTCGCAGAATCAGGGCCAGGCGAATCAAGAACAAGCTTCTCATCCATCTAGTCCGAGCAAATCGACGACTAATTCCGCTGTTGGTCATCCTCAAAGTCCGACGCACGCGTCAGAGTCCACCCATAATTACGAGACTACGTTTGATCTCGATGGAAACGTTGAGACTGCCAGTTTAACCAGCAGCAGAGACGGTAACAG GACGTTGCAAAATGATCGGCAAGTACGTGGCACGGATCCAATTTTGCCAGCCGTGCTGGAGTTCCTGGAGGAAACGGAGGAAACGTTTTTCCACGCGGTGATCACGGACGTGGAACCGTCCGCGCCTCAATTCAAACTTGCACCAACGTATACGCTTTATCTGGCAGCGAGGTACCGGGCAAGTACGCATTACAGGCCAGAGCTACAACCGACGGAAAGGGCGCACAGGTTGACCGTGATGCTGGCGAATGTTGCCACCATGATACAACGCGTGATACAG GAACGATACATGGACGCGTCTTCTCTGGCGCTGTGGTTGGCAAACGGGTCAGAATTATTGCACATGCTGAAGAACGATCGACACGTGGGTGCGTTCTCGACAAGAGCGCAAGACATTCTGACGGAAGCTGTTCACGCTGCATTCGCATCTTTAGTGCGATGTATATCTTTAGAGCTAGCTCCTGCAATGTCTCAGTTCATGGCTGACGCCGACGAGCCTGCGAAAGAGGCCGgggttttacaaatattttccaACACGATGGCTCTGCTAAGGCGGTGCAGAGTAAATGCCGCTCTCACTATTCAATTGTTCAGCCACTTGTTTCACGCGATCAACGCGACAGCTTTCAACTCGTTGGTCTCGAATACGAATTTGTGCGTCCGATGGTTCGGTCGTCGATTGAAAGCAAGATTGAACGCGCTCGAGACCTGGGCCGAGAGGCAGGGTCTCGAATTGGCGAGCCAGTGCCATTTGGCGACGATCATGCAAGCGACGCACTTGCTACAGGCGCCGAAATACAACGCGGAGGAGCTTGCCACCTTAAGCTCCACGTGTTTCAAATTGAATTCTCTTCAGGTCAGGGCGTTGTTACAAAAGTATCAACCAGCCGCTGACGAACCGAGACTTCCAGCGGAACTGATCGAGAACGTGGTACGAGTAGCGGAGAGTGTGGCCGACACGCTAGCGCGTGCTGACGGCAGAGAGATTCGACTCGAGGAAGAGCCAACGCTCGCGTTGGCGCTTCTTCTGCCCGAGGATGGGTACAGTTGCGAGGTGATACGCGGAGTTCCACCAGGATTAGCAGAATTCTTAGCACCGTTGCAACGAGACGGTCTATGTCGAATGGCTCCGCAGCCTACGAGCAGCGGATACTGGACCATATACATGATCGATCATCACAACAAT TTTCGCAGTCCCAGCGCGATGAGTAACAGATCCGGTAGCGGCTATTCCTGTAACGCAGGAGGACCAAATTCCTCTCAGCCAGAGATACACGTGATCAAATTACACAAATCTACCAACGGGATGGGTTTGAGCATTGTCGCGGCAAAG GGCGCCGGTCAAGATAGGCTGGGAATATATATAAAAAGCGTGGTTGCAGGTGGTGCCGCCGATGCT GATGGTAGATTGACGGCTGGCGATCAACTGCTCAAGGTTGACGGACAAAGTTTAGTTGGAATTACTCAAGAAAA AGCCGCCGAGTATCTGGTGCGCACGGGACCGATAGTGACCCTCGAAGTTGCCAAGCAGGGTGCCATATATCATGGTTTGGCTACTTTATTGTCGCAACCGTCACCGGTTATGAGCAGAG CAGCGCACAAGGTTCGACCCAAGTCCGAGCACTTGGAAACTCCAAAGGTACAAGAAGCAAGCGACGAGCATCCGTCCAGCTCGCGTTCGATGGGTAATTTATTGGATGCGCCAAGGCCCACGGCAATTACTTTGCCAGACCGTTCGGTCGATCCAGTGTCAG GACCTCGCCGCATGAGCGAACGAGATTTACCATCGCGACTTGGACGCGACGTAACCGCTCCTCAGCAACAAATGCATACCAGCAAGTCCGTGCCAGCGTTGCACA ACGTAGGTACCGATGGTAAGCAACAGCACGAGGTATTCAACCCTGGTTATAGCAGAGCATCTTCCAGTAATAGCGTTACTCCGCCAGTCACCCAGCCGTTGCCAATGAACGCCATTAATGGCTCAACGTCGTTACGTTCTCG TTCCAGTCATAATTTACACGACCCGACGAGAATCGGTACGTTACCGCCGAGCGGTCTTCTGGTCGGTAGACAACAATCCTCTCCGAATTTGAATCCTGGTCAAGCAACAACGAATAACAATGCTTCGAGTAACGTTAACGCGGCCTTGAACGTGCTTCAAGGTAACGAAGCTGAAAGGTTTTATCAGAATTTGAGTATCTACAGGAATCAAGACGGCACGGCGAAACAACGATATAGTCCATCTCAACATTTGGAGGAGAG AAATCTTCTGCAGCCGCAGAAGAACTCGAGAGGTTCGCAAAATTCTTTGAATCGACCGGGAACGTTTGAAACTAGCCAAATCAGAGACCGTCCAATATCCGCTTACGTACCTCAAAACCAACAACAGTCTTATTTAGGCGGGCAATCGCAGTCGCAGTCGCAGTCGCAATCGCAATCGCAATTGTATTCGCAACAAGGATGCGCACCGCCACCTCCGAGATCTCAGTCCTCGCGAGACATGATACGACAGGAAGCAAAACTTCAGGAAATGCAGGAAGAAGTGAGAAGACGAGAATTGCGGGGTGGCGTGCCAGTTCCATCGAATCAATATCGACCAAATACCGCGTACAATGTAAAAGCAAATACGATTGCATCGACAAGTTCCTCCGTTCGTCCGACGAAATCTCTTGGTTCTCAACCAAATTTGGGATCGAGTCCGCCGGTGACGGTGCCCACATCTCCGATTTCGGTATCCAGCCATAGCGCGAAACAAGTTGGTACCTCTAGTTACGGTTACTTGGATCCGCAGTATGGATCGTACATGATCCAACACAGCAAGTCCCCGCATATGCATCCGCATCAACATCAACACCAGCATCAGCATCAATCTCAATCTCAAGCTCAACCTCAATCTCAGCCTCAGTCTCAACCTCAACCTCAACCTCAACCTCAACCTCAACCTCAACCTCAACCTCAACATCAGCATCAACACCCGCATCAATACTCTCATCAACACCAATACCAACATCCGCATTACCATCACCATCAGAACATGCAACAGCAGAACTTTGTGCACGTCCAATACGGCACTACGCCTCCATCGAGAGGAAAAAGCGAATTGACGCGATTACAACCGAATGGAATGATGCTCGAATATGGAAGAGATCAGAACTCTCAAGAAACTGATCAAAGTCAACGTCTTACCATTGGATCGCAGTAttatttaaatggaaattcGGACGTACGAAACGAACAGTACGCTGGTGAAAATAGCATGAATAGATCACAGATCGCGGCAGAAGGTAATACTTTGATGACTAATGAGATGACTCCGATTAGACCCACCCTTCCGGAAGAGGGATACACCGAAAGCCCTCCGCCACCGCCACCAAACACTTCGACTCATCCTCTTTATAACAAACAGTCGGATTCGAG ATACACCGCGAGTATGCAGGATCCTCCTCGCGGCGGATATTACCCGGCTAACGGGATGGGAAGCGCGTTGCAACCGCGTCAGTATCAGTACAGTGCCACGAATCCTTGGCagcgagaagaaagagaaaag GAACAAGCGCGCAGAAGGGAAGCGGCAAGACAATGGCGGGACCAACAAATAGCGGAATTAAGCGCGTTACCTCATAGAACTCCCCAACAGGAAGAACAGCTTAGAGCGCTCCAGTTGGAGAGGGATTTTCAAAAGAGAGCCGAAGAGGTCGCTAATCAACAAGACGATGACGAGGAAAGCAATGATTTGGACGCAGAGAGTATACAGCGACTTCAAGGGTTGCTTCGTACAACGACGGTTCAAGAACGAAACAATGCATCGGAACCACAGGTCAATCTGtccagaaacaacgtggccaaTCAATCCGTCAGAGGAAACTATGCTGCACAAAGCCTGGATAGAACCGTGCATGGTACGAGTATTATCACGCACGGGGCTGACGCATCGCAAACTTCCCAAAACGTTCAAACGAATTGTTTAAGCCAGCAAGAAAACTCTAATTCCCATTCGTCGTCGAACTTTCAACACGAGCAAAGCATGCAAATGCAAAATAGTGCCGGACAAATGCAGATATCATCCTTAATTCAATCGAATACTGCTCAAAAGTCCGGCTCCCATGGTCCTATTCAGTCCATCGAAGACAAAGATATGCATCGTAGATCAGATGAGATTAAACGAAGGCAGTTGGAACTCGATGAAgttcagaaaaagaaagaggaagatgcTAATAAGCAGCAACAAATTCAACAGATGtatcaacagcagcaacaacagcaacaacagcatctccaccatcatcaccatcatcatttGCAGCAACCGCAATCTCATATCAAGAGTCAACAAATGTTACATCCTAATATGTTACGGTTGGATAACTTGTCCATTAATGGACTCACCTCGTCTT CTACACAAAATGGTAATAACGACGCGCCTCTGCCACCGGAACGAGGTTCCAGTTTTGCGGTGATGTCGCAGACTGGGGTACTCCGATCGAACAATTCAAATTCATCGAATATTATGACATTAACTTCCCCGCAATCAACGACCGTCAAGAGAGTCTCCTTTCATGATTCGAACGCAAACGTGGAATCAGTACAACGAAATGTATCGTCTGGAAATTTAACCGCGATTCCGTCCACAACTATGGATGTCATTTCAGAAGATCCAAAC ATTTTCATCAACGATGCTGAAATGTTATTGGCATCTCCAAAGACGCCCGAAGGACCTGGTATACCAATTAGCGGTAGTACACCTGGCGTGATAGGCGCTCAAGAAGTTTACAA GGATCCGAGGCAAAGACGACTTGCTGAAAAGCAAAAACAACAGCAACAAAATTCTCAAGTTGGACCAGTACCTGAGAAACTAAGTTTCAAGGAGAAAATGAAGATGTTTGCGATGGAAACGGGAGAAGATGGAACACCACGGGATAAGGTGAAAATTTCGCGTGCTCAACGCGAAATAGATAACATAGGTAATCCTACTACTGCACTGATCAGCAATAACGGCAACAACAGCAGTAATAATTACAACAACAATAACGGTAACAATATCAATGCCGTTACTACTAACAATACAAACAatagcaacagcagcagcagcagcagcagcagcaacaacaacgcTCATAACAATAGGAATTAA